In Crinalium epipsammum PCC 9333, the genomic window TATCGAGAAAAAGTAAAAAAGTTGATCCCAGGGCTGTACTGAGGGTCAATACCAAAAAAATAGCAACATTAAATACAACAGAGTTAAATCTTTACGATACAATTAGCTCTTGGTGTGAGTAAGTAAAAATAACTAGCAAAAGATTAATGTCTACTCGTTCATTAACTCTGACCCGTCCTGAAACCTCTGTTGACAGTTCATCGTCCTTAAGTGATGTCTCTACCGCTTCAAGAGGTGATATAAGGATTATGCAGTTGACCAAGTGCCTATACCAGGCTGACCAACAAGCTAAGTTTTTACATTTACAGGCAGAAGTTGATGTTCTGTTGCAACAGCTACAGACCATCAAACAGCAACGCCCTGACATTACAGAAGATGCCCCTAGCCAACCAAACACCTAACTACTAAATATTAGGCTCGTCATTAAACTTACCTTGGGCTGATAAAGTAAATTTAATTACCCTGTAACCCAAGGTAATTAAGGCTATCTAAATGCCCAAATAAAAAAGTAGAACCATAACTACGGGCAACCCGTAAGGGTAATTTAAACCCAATAAACACGAATTTAGCGGATTATCAGTGTTAGCATCGACATAGCAGCCTGCTTCTTAACTTGCCTAACAGCAGGTTTTTTATGTGGGAAGATTTAGCCTTTCTTTGTCAATAACATCTGGGAAACTTATTTTTCTTCATGACTATATCGCCAATTAAAGAAAAAGCCCTCAGCCCAATATCTTCTAAAACAGCTTCAACGCTTCGTTTAAAAGATGTTGTGAAGACTTTGCCGCGTGAGGTTTTTCAAAAAGATACTCGCAAAGCTTGGACACAAGTTTTGCTTAATGTCTTAGCCGTAGGCTTGTGCTACTGGGGTTTGGCGATCGCTCCCTGGTTTTTATTACCGCCATTGTGGATATTAACTGGTACAGCCATTACTGGTTTCTTTGTAATTGCTCACGATTGCGGTCATCGTTCGTTTGCTAAACGTCGCTGGGTAAATGATTTAGTCGGTCATGTGTTTCTGCTGCCACTAATTTATCCGTTTCACGGTTGGCGGATATTGCACAACTTCCACCATAAGCACACCAACCAACTTGATATAGACAACGCTTGGCAACCTTATAGACCAGAGGAGTACGAAAGTTCAAATACTCCGATTAAATTTGTCTATAGCAAATTACGGGGTCGGTTTTGGTGGGTATCTTCTATTATCCATTGGGCAGGGCTGCACTTTAATTGGTCGAGCTTTGAAGGTAAAGAAAGGCAACAAGTAAAGTTTTCAGCACTTGTAGTAATCGCTTTTGCCAGCATAGCTTTTCCTACCCTAATTGCTACTACTGGTATCTGGGGATTTGTCAAATTTTGGCTATTACCTTGGTTGGGATACCATTTCTGGATGAGTACCTTTACCATCGTTCACCACACCGCGCCAGATATTCCCTTTACTCCGGTTGAAAGTTGGGATGAAGCGATCGCACAACTATCGGGAACCGTACACTGTGATTATCCTCGTTGGATAGAATTTCTTTGTCACGACATCAATGTTCACGTTCCCCATCATATTTCTCAAGCAATTCCCTCTTATAATCTCCGCAAGGCTCATCAAAGCCTCAAAGAAAACTGGGGAAATTATCTTTACGAAACCCGTTTCTCTTGGGACTTGATGAAGCAAATTACAGATAAGTGCCATTTGTATAGTCCAGAAGATTGCTATCAGTCTTTTAAGGAATTTGAACTAGCACGTCAATCAACAGCAAGCAACAACTGATAGAATTGACATCCTAATTACCTAAGTTTCAAATTAACAAGCAAGCTAGTAATTTGTACTAACTTGCTTGTTTAGTTTATAAAGCTCAGATTTTTACTTAAAAACCCATAACTTGATGAGCATGATTAAACTTAAAACTCAAGTGGCTCATTGTTAATTGTTAATTGAAAAAAAAATGCCTACTCCATGTCACATTCTTGTAGAAAGTAATCCTGTAGTTATCTACGCCAGTCGCAATGGTTCGCCTGATAAAGTTTTGCCGATTCTTAACCAATTCATCCAGAAATTTTGGCAAGAAAGAGAAACGGCTGGTGAAAATAAAGACACACCTGAATGTTTAGTAGCCCAAATTCTTGTGCGATTTGGCTATGAAATTTGTGAAGATGATTTCTCTAACTTAAAAGTAGGGGTGAATTATTCACAAGATGTGAATTATCTTTACTTTATTTCATTAGATCGCCAAATAACTGTTTGGGTTCCAGATGATTCCTATCATAATAATCCAGTATTAGGGCTTAAAGGTTGTCGCCAGTTAGCGGGAGATCAAGATATAAATTGAATAATTAATTCTGATTTGCATTAATAGCCCGTAGATATACCCTTGGTCAATTAACAATGTTTTGATATTTATTTGACTATTCCAAATAGGACTCATGCCAAACATTAGTGCCTTATGATCATAAAAAGGTTGTGAAGGCTCAAATAGCATCTTGACGCGCAAGCTTGTATTTTAAGATAAATATAAAGACCAAAGAATTAAATTATGTTTGACGCACTAGCTGAAAGTTTAGAAGATGCTTGGAAAAAACTGCGGGGTCAGGACAAAATCCGCGAGTCAAATATCCAAGAAGCCCTGCGGGAAGTTCGCCGCGCCTTATTAGGGGCAGATGTAAATCTTCAGGTAGTTAAAGATTTCGTTGCCGAAGTCGAAACTAAGGCATTGGGAGCGGATGTAATTGCGGGTGTTCGACCTGACCAGCAGTTTATCAAAATTGTTTACGATCAACTGGTCGAGGTGATGGGGGAAACAAACGTTCCCCTAGCAAAAGCAGAAACATCGCCAACAGTGGTATTAATGGCGGGGTTGCAGGGTACTGGTAAAACCACAGCGACCGCAAAACTAGCTTTACATCTGCAAAAGCTAGAACGCCGCGCACTTTTGGTAGCGACAGACGTATATCGACCAGCAGCAATTGACCAGCTAGTAACACTAGGTCAACAAATAAATGTACCTGTGTTTGCAATGGGTACTGACGCTGACCCCGTAGAAATTGCGCGTCAAGGGGTTGAAAAAGCTAAGGAAATGGGTGTTGATACCGTCATTATCGACACGGCTGGTCGTTTGCAAATTGACGAAAATATGATGGGGG contains:
- a CDS encoding fatty acid desaturase; its protein translation is MTISPIKEKALSPISSKTASTLRLKDVVKTLPREVFQKDTRKAWTQVLLNVLAVGLCYWGLAIAPWFLLPPLWILTGTAITGFFVIAHDCGHRSFAKRRWVNDLVGHVFLLPLIYPFHGWRILHNFHHKHTNQLDIDNAWQPYRPEEYESSNTPIKFVYSKLRGRFWWVSSIIHWAGLHFNWSSFEGKERQQVKFSALVVIAFASIAFPTLIATTGIWGFVKFWLLPWLGYHFWMSTFTIVHHTAPDIPFTPVESWDEAIAQLSGTVHCDYPRWIEFLCHDINVHVPHHISQAIPSYNLRKAHQSLKENWGNYLYETRFSWDLMKQITDKCHLYSPEDCYQSFKEFELARQSTASNN